The window TCTGATGCACTGGCACTCTTTTCATTAATGAACACATAGATATCCTTAAAAGCTACGCTTGATTCGCAAGTTACATAGGGATAAGAAGTCCCCATCCTGTCAATGGATGAACAAACGGTAACACTTGGCAACAAGCTATCCAGCATATTCACGGCTGTTTCAGTAAGTCCGCCCCCATTATCCATAACATTTAGAATGAGGGTTTTATCCTTTGTATCTTTTATCTTATCAATAAACTCAATGAATAAGTGGTCTGTATCTGTATTAAAGAAATGAATGTTTACCAATATTGTATCATCATTGATATATGTCATATCAATACTACTGGATGTATCTTGGAAAAAATGATCATATATGTCCCCATAAATATACATGGAATAAGGGTCATCTTTCTTGACCAAAGAGTAAAAGAGTTTTTCAGTATCTTCATAAGATAAATCATTTCCGTTCAGGGCATCATGCTTATACGCTCCACTAACATTATTGTATAGATAGTGATCATGTATGATGGATCTTACAATATTTTCAGAACCACTTTGTAATAAATCAATTGTGGCTTTTAGTGTTAATGCGTTATAATCATCTAGGTTATAGTATAAACATTCATCAATATAGGCTTCTGCCTGTTCATAATCCCCTAATAAATAATAATTCTCTGCTAAAGCATAAGCAAGGCGGGATTCTTCCATTCCACGTTTTTTTGCTACATTCAAATAATCAATGGCATTTGAATAATGGTCTTTTTGTTGATAGGCATATGCAATCATTTCAGGTATCTGGTAAGAATCTTTCAAGTCATCCATGACGCTTAATCCATATTCAATAGCTTTTTGATAACGCTTGGCGGATAAATAAGCATACATCATATTAACACTATAGGTATCCTCAAGGGTATCCATGGCTTGATGCGCTTTATCAAAATAGGGTATTGCTTCTAAATACTCTGTTTGATCAATTAAAATATTTCCCATGGTATTATAATTAATAGCAGAAGGCTCCTTGTCTATAGCTGCTTGCGCATACTGTATGGCTTGCTCCTTATCGCCTATCTTGGACAGACTAGAAGATAACCATACATTTACCAAGGACTCCTCTGGAAATGTATCATAAGCCTCTTCAAAAGCCGCAACTGCTTCATGATATAAACCTAAATCATGATAATATATACCTATATTTAACCATGCTTCTAATGACTCTGGAAACTTAGCCCTTACTTTTTTATAAAAAATCTCAACTTGATCACGATTCTCTATAAACTCCATGACATACCCCTTCATGTCATATGCATCAAAATCATCTGGGTGATTTTCCACTACCTTCTCCATGATGTTGTAAGCCTTTATGAAATTATCTTGGGCTAAGTAACAGTTAACCAGTTCTATATTGGCATCTAAATCGCCGGGTTCATAAGATAAGTATTTTTCGATTTTTTCTATTGCACTTTCATAATCGTTGATGGCAAAATATGCCATACCTAGTTTAAAATA is drawn from Vallitalea pronyensis and contains these coding sequences:
- a CDS encoding tetratricopeptide repeat protein, producing MSRKGKILLALFLIVIVIGVTTLVRNYAAFSKAYTFKAQGEDFVENGEPEKAIESFNQALEAGYEEYVIFNDLSWAYNEMGQYEKALEYVEKAHQIEEIDADQCINYGNSYFGLEKYEEAIEKYEMAIQIDEYYSSNIYFKLGMAYFAINDYESAIEKIEKYLSYEPGDLDANIELVNCYLAQDNFIKAYNIMEKVVENHPDDFDAYDMKGYVMEFIENRDQVEIFYKKVRAKFPESLEAWLNIGIYYHDLGLYHEAVAAFEEAYDTFPEESLVNVWLSSSLSKIGDKEQAIQYAQAAIDKEPSAINYNTMGNILIDQTEYLEAIPYFDKAHQAMDTLEDTYSVNMMYAYLSAKRYQKAIEYGLSVMDDLKDSYQIPEMIAYAYQQKDHYSNAIDYLNVAKKRGMEESRLAYALAENYYLLGDYEQAEAYIDECLYYNLDDYNALTLKATIDLLQSGSENIVRSIIHDHYLYNNVSGAYKHDALNGNDLSYEDTEKLFYSLVKKDDPYSMYIYGDIYDHFFQDTSSSIDMTYINDDTILVNIHFFNTDTDHLFIEFIDKIKDTKDKTLILNVMDNGGGLTETAVNMLDSLLPSVTVCSSIDRMGTSYPYVTCESSVAFKDIYVFINEKSASASELLALALDTFLDNVTIVGQRSHGKGVGQWSFTEPNKKSVYFVVNHYWNVRENNIMGVGIEPDIHVTKPSLETNLTAIGISQ